In Myxococcus stipitatus, the following are encoded in one genomic region:
- a CDS encoding chemotaxis protein CheW: MAPDRAVAAQARPEQEFFCFRVGDLRLGVPSENVLEVFRAGLLTPLPRTPSFIMGVTGHRGEVLPVVDLLRFLSKGEARIGPRTRLFVGITGSIVAGVVADTVLGLRRIPVADILPPPLGGDAAAEHLLGVVQGATPQDSINLLNFSKLLQTARQRAVAR; encoded by the coding sequence ATGGCTCCGGACCGCGCCGTGGCCGCGCAGGCCCGGCCGGAGCAGGAGTTCTTCTGCTTCCGGGTGGGAGACCTGCGGCTCGGGGTGCCCAGCGAGAACGTCCTCGAGGTGTTCCGCGCGGGCTTGCTCACCCCCCTGCCGAGGACTCCCTCCTTCATCATGGGCGTCACCGGCCACCGCGGTGAGGTGCTCCCGGTCGTCGACCTCCTGCGCTTCCTCTCCAAGGGAGAGGCACGCATCGGCCCCCGCACGCGCCTGTTCGTCGGCATCACCGGCAGCATCGTGGCCGGGGTCGTGGCGGACACGGTGCTGGGGCTGCGCCGCATCCCCGTCGCGGACATCCTCCCGCCGCCGCTGGGCGGAGATGCCGCCGCTGAGCACCTGCTGGGCGTGGTGCAGGGCGCCACGCCCCAGGACAGCATCAACCTCTTGAACTTCTCCAAGCTGCTGCAGACGGCGCGGCAGCGGGCGGTGGCTCGATGA
- a CDS encoding methyl-accepting chemotaxis protein, which produces MSLDTPNEKPASKARSAKKAPASKAAAAAAPAAPLKAFTDTLLTVLAGNLQARVPKELVGEGGEEMAHLLNQVLDNFASSEHRKHVAAQEIDQALDALISLVREGDLSRWNTTTEDPQLGPLLEGFGKVIETLRTFVREINEAALRLSSSANQVLAASTQHETSSTEQAAAIHETTATMEELKHASAQIAENAGSVARVAEETLGAARAGRGAIGEFIQAMQQIRSDGVAVADSIAKLSKRVERIGTVVEVIDEIADRSDLLALNAALEGSRAGEAGKGFSIVAAEMRRLAENVLDSTKEIKNLITEIREATAAAAGAAEASKSATESGEKLGAVAAQAVEGILAGVQETSDAARVINLATQQQRTATEQVVASMAEIEDVTRQTTQASKQATGAAAELTQLAARLAELIKRFKAD; this is translated from the coding sequence ATGTCCCTGGACACCCCGAACGAGAAGCCCGCGTCCAAGGCCCGTTCCGCCAAGAAGGCTCCTGCCTCCAAGGCGGCGGCTGCCGCCGCTCCCGCGGCCCCCCTCAAGGCCTTCACCGACACGCTGCTGACGGTGCTGGCCGGCAACCTCCAGGCCCGCGTCCCCAAGGAGCTGGTGGGCGAGGGCGGCGAGGAGATGGCGCACCTGCTCAACCAGGTGCTCGACAACTTCGCCAGCTCCGAGCACCGCAAGCACGTGGCCGCTCAGGAGATCGACCAGGCCCTGGACGCGCTCATCAGCCTGGTGCGCGAGGGTGACCTGTCCCGGTGGAACACCACCACCGAGGACCCCCAATTGGGGCCCCTGCTCGAGGGCTTCGGCAAGGTCATCGAGACGCTGCGCACCTTCGTGCGAGAGATCAACGAGGCGGCGCTGAGGCTGTCCTCGTCCGCCAACCAGGTGCTGGCGGCGTCCACCCAGCACGAGACGTCCTCCACGGAGCAGGCCGCCGCCATCCACGAGACGACGGCGACCATGGAGGAGCTCAAGCACGCCTCCGCGCAGATCGCCGAGAACGCGGGCAGCGTGGCGCGCGTGGCCGAGGAGACGCTCGGCGCGGCTCGCGCGGGCCGGGGCGCCATTGGCGAGTTCATCCAGGCGATGCAGCAGATCCGCAGCGACGGCGTCGCGGTGGCGGACTCCATCGCCAAGCTGTCCAAGCGCGTGGAGCGCATCGGCACGGTGGTGGAGGTCATCGACGAGATCGCCGACCGCTCGGACCTGCTCGCGCTGAACGCGGCGCTGGAAGGCAGCCGCGCGGGTGAGGCGGGCAAGGGCTTCTCCATCGTCGCGGCGGAGATGCGCCGCCTGGCGGAGAACGTCCTGGACTCCACCAAGGAGATCAAGAACCTCATCACCGAGATTCGCGAGGCCACGGCCGCCGCCGCGGGCGCCGCCGAGGCGTCCAAGTCCGCCACCGAGTCCGGTGAGAAGCTGGGCGCCGTCGCCGCGCAGGCCGTCGAGGGCATCCTCGCGGGCGTGCAGGAGACGAGCGACGCGGCGCGTGTCATCAACCTCGCCACGCAGCAGCAGCGCACGGCCACCGAGCAGGTGGTGGCGTCCATGGCGGAGATCGAGGACGTGACGCGCCAGACGACGCAGGCGTCGAAGCAGGCGACGGGAGCGGCCGCGGAGCTCACGCAGCTTGCCGCTCGACTCGCGGAGCTCATCAAGCGCTTCAAGGCCGACTAG
- a CDS encoding response regulator, whose product MSRVLVIDDSPMLVELTVRALTAAGYQASGAQDLASLDQKLSEGPFALILMDVNMPEMFGDDVVEYLRRQKKVTAKLVLYSDISEAELAGKTKASGADGYILKSGGLEAVLGGVMGLIGAPALGVPAAVPPPPVTAAAPAPAPAPAAAAGLKPAPTTGGRKPRILIVDDSEMTARIIEADLVAKGFEVHVADTADKATKIILKKQTRPDLVLLDVRMPNVNGEQFCRFIKSNSLFKGIKVLLCSGENVEELQRICREAGADGYIPKDAVMGNLVAKELMPTGNE is encoded by the coding sequence ATGTCGCGCGTACTGGTCATTGACGACAGCCCGATGCTGGTGGAGCTCACTGTTCGGGCCCTCACCGCCGCCGGTTACCAGGCGAGCGGGGCTCAGGACCTGGCGAGCCTCGACCAGAAGCTCTCCGAAGGTCCGTTCGCGCTCATCCTCATGGACGTGAACATGCCGGAGATGTTTGGCGACGATGTCGTCGAATACCTGCGGCGCCAGAAGAAGGTCACCGCGAAGCTGGTGCTCTACTCCGACATCTCGGAGGCGGAGCTGGCCGGCAAGACGAAGGCGTCCGGCGCGGATGGCTACATCCTCAAGAGCGGAGGCCTGGAGGCCGTGCTCGGCGGAGTCATGGGTCTCATCGGGGCGCCCGCCCTGGGAGTTCCCGCCGCCGTCCCTCCCCCGCCCGTTACGGCCGCCGCGCCCGCACCGGCCCCCGCTCCCGCCGCCGCCGCGGGGCTCAAGCCCGCGCCGACCACGGGTGGGCGCAAGCCGCGCATCCTCATCGTGGATGACAGTGAGATGACCGCGCGGATCATCGAGGCGGACCTGGTCGCCAAGGGCTTCGAGGTGCACGTCGCGGACACCGCCGACAAGGCCACGAAGATCATCCTCAAGAAGCAGACGCGTCCGGACCTGGTCCTGCTCGACGTGCGGATGCCCAACGTGAACGGCGAGCAGTTCTGCCGCTTCATCAAGAGCAACAGCCTCTTCAAGGGCATCAAGGTGCTCTTGTGCTCCGGCGAGAACGTCGAGGAGCTCCAGCGCATCTGCCGCGAGGCGGGCGCCGATGGCTACATCCCCAAGGACGCCGTCATGGGCAACCTGGTGGCCAAGGAGCTGATGCCCACGGGGAACGAGTAG
- a CDS encoding Frizzy aggregation protein FrzB: MNDESLGIEETFEEVDILFFEVGGGVFGADASQVLRIDRSLPEDITLPELGRLHRGNRALVFDTPEGEGHLKVDAVTGVRSIPVTQLRRMPPTAGAAPYAVGVCLEEARTVLLIDLVQTARPQGTQGRH, encoded by the coding sequence ATGAACGACGAGTCGCTGGGCATCGAGGAGACGTTCGAGGAGGTGGACATCCTCTTCTTCGAGGTGGGTGGCGGCGTGTTTGGCGCGGATGCGTCGCAGGTGCTGCGCATCGACCGCTCGCTCCCGGAGGACATCACCCTGCCGGAGCTGGGGCGCCTGCACCGAGGCAACCGCGCGCTCGTCTTCGATACGCCCGAGGGCGAGGGGCACCTCAAGGTGGACGCCGTCACCGGCGTGCGCTCCATCCCCGTCACGCAGCTTCGCCGGATGCCGCCCACCGCGGGCGCGGCCCCGTATGCCGTCGGGGTGTGTCTGGAAGAAGCCCGCACCGTTTTGCTGATTGACCTGGTGCAGACCGCCAGGCCCCAAGGAACTCAAGGAAGGCACTGA